In the Candidatus Saccharimonas aalborgensis genome, one interval contains:
- a CDS encoding Ig-like domain-containing protein, whose translation MKLYRPGLSRLIVSRLALFGVVIAFAVSVMNMSSFLVKASPVAFSFGTGGDHGNHPDSQGVFEAAGQSGISFFQTNGDMSYLDSPTNNISTATTEWCSMVNSKLGSIPFLALNGNHEEPGHAGVDGDNIDNIISGGCLPKPASMNVVESPLTTGSAGTTPTNYGREYYYDYPSVNPIARFIAVSADIDTYVGGNYDYSVGSAHYNWVQARIQEAKASGMWVIVINHTPIMNTGGSHGGTDYSTVTPLFNLAIDEKVDLFLSGHEHNYERSKQIGGASCNYTFNTYSANCIADANANTYTAGNGTIAVITGSTGGNYNTGDGLMIAINASDPDYQYFATTMGRGSADETRGFSKFDVTETSITGHFVAGVGQTGGFTDTFTITRNDTTAPTVSLDTPTTGTVSGMVNMAATASDAVGVTKVEFYQGATKLGEDLSSPYAYGWDTTSVANGNYSLTAKAFDAAGNISTSSAVSVTVSNGGGGGATTSSFTVAGANNSSVTFTVAGPCNNITSHEVADASKAPTGQTLLASADFSMSCAYAGDATTVVINLGATYDTSHLRVHKLAGSTLTDITSHATFGTDGNYTTVTYTVTDGGFGDEDTLANAIVVDPVYVTVAGASTTGPGVLADTGTNSVLLTIVGVVVAVLGLIGAITSRVKRVTL comes from the coding sequence ATGAAACTGTATCGTCCTGGTTTATCAAGGCTAATTGTGAGCCGCCTGGCTTTGTTTGGTGTTGTCATCGCTTTTGCGGTAAGCGTGATGAATATGAGCAGCTTCTTAGTAAAAGCAAGCCCTGTAGCTTTCTCGTTCGGTACCGGTGGCGATCACGGTAATCATCCAGATTCTCAGGGGGTTTTTGAGGCAGCTGGCCAGTCTGGGATTAGCTTCTTTCAGACAAATGGGGATATGAGTTATCTTGATAGCCCAACCAATAACATAAGCACTGCGACAACCGAGTGGTGCTCTATGGTCAATAGCAAGCTGGGCTCCATACCGTTCCTTGCCCTCAATGGTAACCATGAAGAGCCAGGACATGCCGGAGTTGACGGCGATAATATCGATAACATCATCAGTGGCGGATGCCTTCCAAAGCCGGCATCAATGAATGTCGTGGAATCACCTCTTACAACAGGGAGTGCTGGAACTACACCCACAAATTACGGACGTGAGTACTACTATGATTATCCGTCTGTAAATCCGATCGCTCGATTTATCGCCGTCTCGGCTGATATTGATACATATGTTGGTGGCAACTATGACTATAGCGTAGGCAGTGCTCACTACAACTGGGTGCAGGCTCGCATACAAGAAGCAAAAGCGTCGGGGATGTGGGTAATCGTCATAAATCACACGCCGATCATGAATACCGGTGGTTCGCATGGTGGTACCGACTACTCTACCGTTACTCCTCTCTTTAATCTAGCTATCGATGAGAAGGTCGATCTGTTTCTGTCCGGCCATGAGCACAACTATGAGCGCAGTAAACAAATAGGAGGTGCTAGCTGTAACTACACATTCAATACCTATAGCGCAAACTGTATCGCTGATGCAAATGCAAACACCTATACGGCTGGAAATGGTACGATTGCAGTGATCACGGGCTCAACAGGAGGAAACTACAATACCGGTGATGGCCTTATGATAGCGATCAATGCAAGTGACCCGGATTATCAATATTTCGCCACTACTATGGGACGGGGTTCTGCGGATGAGACACGTGGTTTTTCTAAGTTCGATGTCACCGAAACAAGCATTACGGGTCACTTTGTGGCAGGCGTTGGCCAAACCGGAGGCTTTACAGATACCTTCACCATCACTCGTAACGATACCACTGCACCAACCGTTAGCCTGGATACGCCGACGACGGGTACGGTAAGTGGAATGGTTAACATGGCAGCAACAGCAAGCGATGCAGTTGGTGTCACAAAAGTCGAGTTTTACCAGGGTGCAACAAAGCTCGGTGAAGATCTGTCGTCACCATACGCCTACGGCTGGGATACTACATCGGTCGCAAATGGTAATTACAGTCTAACTGCAAAAGCATTCGATGCCGCTGGGAACATTAGTACAAGTAGCGCAGTCAGTGTGACAGTAAGCAATGGCGGTGGAGGGGGTGCTACGACATCGAGCTTTACTGTGGCGGGAGCTAATAATTCTTCGGTAACCTTTACTGTGGCGGGCCCGTGTAACAATATTACGTCTCACGAGGTCGCCGATGCCTCCAAGGCACCAACAGGTCAGACCTTGCTTGCGAGCGCCGACTTCTCGATGTCATGTGCATACGCCGGTGATGCAACAACTGTTGTTATAAATCTTGGTGCAACTTACGATACATCTCATCTTCGAGTTCATAAACTCGCTGGGTCAACCTTGACCGATATCACATCGCACGCTACTTTCGGAACCGATGGTAACTACACTACCGTGACCTATACTGTGACGGATGGTGGGTTCGGTGATGAAGACACCCTTGCGAATGCTATCGTTGTAGATCCTGTGTATGTCACCGTTGCTGGTGCATCAACAACTGGCCCCGGAGTGCTTGCGGACACCGGTACCAATAGCGTACTGCTGACGATAGTCGGAGTTGTCGTGGCTGTTCTCGGACTAATCGGAGCCATAACCTCTAGGGTTAAACGCGTTACTCTATAG
- a CDS encoding serine hydrolase: MQRVRAVVVRFWMRLKQYSWKRIALIGGAGLVIALLVMQFLYPSDRLLPFVTIDGVNLGGQKKSDAIATLNDAYSKHHVSIYMGNREASVVSPTLSELDIKVDNTDRISQLDYPWYLRLVPTSLWWAAKKSTVVPDATVGDNYDDYINAHIMPECQTNPVDATLKANGARLELVPSKTGGQCEQDEVLSTIKKLKPVLTTPSSVRVAMKETAPVITDTLAQRAADELNTRIGAGISMLVGGSSISIGAQELFSWLDFSQKDGNLVAVVNGDRAGDWLQKNVASKVAVQAGVSRITTRDFTEISRVNGASGQALDTPATIATIQGVVSGTGEQATARVKAIPPSEQYTRTYSPSDTGMSALMANYAHDHSGVYGISMIELGGKGRRADYNGNKQFVTASTYKLFAAYTLLKQIDEGKRDWATNADCFNKMISLSDNACAEAFLKTLGLSTITNDIHAVGLSNSTFMKSGGPFTTANDLSLMLGMIATGQNYSTINQQRLIGAMKANVYRRGIPSGVNGAVADKVGFMDGLLHDAAIVYSPSGTYVLAIMTDGSSWANIAELARQLDALHVQ; the protein is encoded by the coding sequence ATGCAACGTGTTCGCGCAGTAGTAGTGCGTTTCTGGATGCGACTAAAGCAATATTCGTGGAAGCGCATCGCACTTATCGGAGGGGCAGGTCTCGTCATCGCTCTGTTGGTGATGCAGTTTCTCTATCCCTCAGATAGGCTGCTTCCTTTTGTAACGATAGATGGCGTGAATCTTGGCGGTCAAAAAAAGAGCGACGCGATAGCAACGCTCAATGATGCCTACAGCAAACATCACGTCAGCATTTATATGGGAAACCGTGAAGCATCAGTCGTATCGCCTACTTTGTCTGAGTTGGATATCAAGGTAGATAACACCGACCGCATTAGCCAGCTTGATTATCCGTGGTACTTACGACTCGTCCCGACGTCGCTGTGGTGGGCAGCAAAGAAGTCGACGGTCGTTCCCGATGCGACTGTCGGTGATAATTATGATGACTACATAAACGCTCATATCATGCCGGAGTGTCAAACAAATCCTGTCGACGCTACCCTCAAGGCAAATGGCGCTCGACTCGAGCTTGTGCCGTCAAAGACCGGCGGTCAATGCGAGCAAGATGAAGTACTCTCAACGATCAAAAAACTCAAGCCCGTGCTGACAACACCATCATCAGTCAGGGTGGCGATGAAAGAAACCGCACCGGTGATTACAGATACCCTCGCGCAGCGGGCCGCCGATGAACTCAATACGCGGATCGGTGCTGGAATAAGCATGCTAGTAGGGGGTAGCTCCATTAGCATTGGGGCGCAGGAGCTATTTTCGTGGCTCGATTTCTCGCAAAAAGACGGCAACCTGGTAGCAGTAGTAAACGGCGATAGAGCAGGAGATTGGTTACAAAAGAACGTGGCGTCAAAAGTTGCAGTCCAAGCTGGTGTCTCGCGTATTACCACAAGAGATTTCACCGAGATATCGCGTGTCAATGGCGCCAGCGGCCAAGCGCTTGACACACCAGCCACGATTGCTACTATCCAGGGTGTCGTTTCGGGTACGGGGGAGCAAGCAACTGCGCGGGTAAAAGCTATCCCGCCCAGCGAGCAATATACACGCACCTATAGTCCGAGTGACACCGGTATGTCGGCCTTGATGGCAAATTATGCTCACGATCACTCAGGAGTGTACGGTATTTCGATGATCGAACTGGGGGGCAAGGGTCGGCGGGCCGATTACAATGGCAACAAGCAATTTGTAACGGCGAGCACCTACAAACTTTTTGCCGCCTATACGTTGCTCAAGCAGATTGATGAAGGTAAGCGTGATTGGGCCACCAATGCCGATTGTTTCAACAAGATGATTAGTCTCAGCGACAATGCGTGTGCAGAAGCGTTTCTAAAAACCCTTGGTCTATCGACGATTACAAACGATATTCATGCGGTCGGTCTCAGCAATTCGACCTTTATGAAGTCCGGCGGTCCGTTTACGACTGCAAACGACCTCTCGCTAATGCTGGGTATGATTGCCACTGGCCAAAACTATTCGACGATCAATCAACAACGCCTGATTGGCGCGATGAAAGCGAATGTGTATCGGCGCGGGATTCCCTCGGGAGTGAATGGCGCGGTTGCCGACAAAGTCGGATTTATGGACGGCTTACTCCATGATGCTGCTATCGTGTATAGTCCGAGCGGCACGTATGTACTAGCGATCATGACAGATGGTTCGTCGTGGGCAAATATCGCGGAACTTGCCCGACAGCTCGACGCTTTGCACGTACAGTGA
- a CDS encoding LexA family protein, with protein MERPTKKQRELLSFIDGFIKGNGYGPSYREIMRALDYKSVSTVATHIDGLIARGWLIKKDSSARTLEVVSSIGTHVAQNHPKTAEQEIRTKIEALRGQGNEQSAKEIATLLESLKILGYDIPEDKLA; from the coding sequence ATGGAACGACCAACAAAAAAGCAACGCGAACTGCTTAGTTTTATCGACGGATTCATAAAAGGTAACGGGTATGGTCCGAGCTATCGAGAAATTATGCGAGCGCTCGACTACAAATCAGTGAGCACTGTGGCAACGCATATTGATGGACTTATCGCACGTGGTTGGTTAATAAAAAAAGATAGCAGTGCTCGTACACTTGAAGTCGTTAGTAGTATCGGTACTCATGTTGCACAAAATCATCCAAAGACCGCTGAGCAGGAAATACGCACGAAAATCGAAGCATTACGCGGTCAGGGCAACGAGCAGTCTGCAAAAGAGATCGCTACGCTACTCGAGTCACTCAAGATTCTTGGGTATGATATTCCCGAGGATAAACTCGCTTAA
- a CDS encoding O-antigen ligase family protein: MKRVLLEYLPSWLLLIIFGLIVLHAPLIVAVGSHWPSLALGIKAWKELLMIIALVLLAVAVTQRGQWRTLLKDNLIRLMLAFAVLHGGVALLKPVTWQSLVAGLSIDLRYLLYFCLVYVFLTLYPRYKQQFITIGIAGALVVLGFTCLQLVLPHDALKYLGYSSATIEPYITVDKNPDFVRFNSTLRGPNPLGAYALIVLVGVVAFGMKYGRTVRDQRMRWLHAFLAVGSIIALWVSYSRSAWIGAAVGILTVVGARYGKHLDAKKWSVLAVVTALLVVGSLLLKDSSFFRTVILHDSPTTGAAVDSNTAHAASLGDGLNRMLAQPLGSGVGSTGSASLMGGEPLIIENHYLFVAHEVGWLGLGLFISIMIVTLRRLWARRADWLALTLFGSGIGLSVVGLLLPVWVDDTVSIIWWGMAAVVLAKGETHGTTNKKATRTA; encoded by the coding sequence ATGAAGCGCGTGCTGCTCGAATATCTACCGTCTTGGCTCCTCCTGATTATTTTTGGACTCATCGTTTTGCATGCGCCACTTATTGTAGCTGTCGGCAGTCATTGGCCGTCATTGGCACTTGGTATCAAGGCGTGGAAAGAACTACTGATGATAATTGCTCTCGTGCTACTCGCTGTCGCGGTGACACAGCGAGGCCAGTGGCGGACACTGCTAAAGGACAACTTGATACGGCTCATGCTGGCATTTGCTGTACTTCATGGTGGTGTTGCCTTACTGAAACCAGTCACCTGGCAGTCGCTTGTGGCAGGACTCTCCATCGATCTCAGATATCTCCTTTATTTTTGCCTTGTCTATGTCTTTCTCACACTCTATCCGCGGTATAAGCAGCAGTTTATAACCATTGGCATAGCAGGTGCCTTGGTCGTACTAGGGTTTACTTGCCTCCAACTCGTATTACCGCACGATGCCCTCAAGTATCTTGGCTATAGCTCGGCCACGATCGAGCCATATATAACGGTCGATAAAAATCCTGATTTCGTGCGCTTCAATAGTACCCTGAGGGGCCCCAACCCGCTCGGTGCCTATGCCTTGATTGTACTTGTGGGGGTGGTCGCATTCGGTATGAAATATGGTCGGACGGTGCGTGATCAACGTATGCGGTGGCTGCATGCATTTTTGGCAGTTGGTAGCATCATAGCGCTCTGGGTAAGTTACTCGAGAAGTGCCTGGATCGGTGCTGCGGTGGGGATACTCACAGTGGTGGGCGCTCGCTATGGCAAACATCTTGATGCCAAAAAATGGTCTGTTCTAGCAGTAGTCACCGCACTCTTAGTCGTAGGGAGTCTACTATTGAAAGACAGCTCATTTTTTAGGACAGTGATTTTGCATGACAGCCCAACAACGGGTGCCGCAGTTGATTCAAATACCGCGCATGCTGCCTCGCTGGGTGATGGACTTAATCGCATGCTAGCGCAACCACTTGGTAGCGGAGTAGGCAGCACGGGATCGGCATCGTTGATGGGCGGTGAGCCATTGATTATCGAAAACCACTATTTATTCGTCGCTCACGAAGTCGGTTGGCTGGGACTTGGTCTCTTTATCTCCATAATGATTGTTACACTGCGGCGTCTATGGGCACGGAGGGCAGACTGGCTGGCGCTCACTCTTTTTGGCAGCGGCATCGGACTGAGCGTGGTTGGATTATTGTTGCCCGTATGGGTAGACGATACGGTATCGATCATTTGGTGGGGTATGGCAGCGGTGGTACTAGCAAAAGGAGAAACACATGGAACGACCAACAAAAAAGCAACGCGAACTGCTTAG
- a CDS encoding sugar transferase, with the protein MPSKNTKLYSLILIAADLAVLAIVFFIAYYVRTQIDHRDLLHTVYWRDYVVGFACIAPIWVLTYASMGLYSANIYNRRLVEWGRVLLGTLMGILLVIGWEYATRMYIFPARLVALYVFVGSVLSVIVIRELLRIIRSLLYRYGKGISRVLIVGNSSATKDIAEALSSTQKSGYRIVALAGPKHCVPVGLDIKHFSSTDSALKQIHTLGITTIIQTDLYDSEERNQRILGAAQINHIQYNFIPGEAEFYTGKNTVDVFLGYPMITVSQTPLVGWGAIAKRIFDLLASLVMLIIILPILAVLSLLQILFNPGPVFYISKRLSQFSKPILLLKFRTMRPEYGKKDASLEFEDMGRHDLAEEYRKNRKVKDDPRVTPFGRFLRSTSLDELPQIFNVIRGDLSLVGPRPILPQEVKFSSSRAALLHSVKSGVTGLWQVSGRSELSFDERIELELYYAQNWSFWLDLRILFKTIGVVLRKTGAR; encoded by the coding sequence ATGCCATCAAAAAACACCAAATTGTATAGCCTCATCCTCATCGCTGCCGATCTCGCTGTCCTGGCGATCGTTTTCTTCATTGCGTATTATGTTCGCACACAGATAGATCATCGCGACTTGCTCCATACCGTTTATTGGCGTGATTACGTTGTGGGATTCGCTTGTATTGCACCGATTTGGGTACTTACCTACGCCTCGATGGGCCTCTATAGCGCCAATATCTACAATCGCCGACTCGTTGAATGGGGTAGGGTGCTGCTTGGCACATTGATGGGAATCCTTCTCGTTATCGGATGGGAATACGCAACACGCATGTACATATTTCCTGCGCGTCTCGTGGCTCTCTATGTCTTTGTCGGCTCGGTACTCTCTGTCATCGTGATTCGCGAGCTATTGCGCATCATTCGTAGCCTCCTCTATCGCTACGGCAAGGGAATTAGCCGAGTGCTCATCGTCGGCAACTCCAGCGCAACAAAAGATATTGCCGAAGCATTGTCTTCTACCCAGAAGTCCGGCTATCGAATTGTTGCACTAGCTGGTCCGAAACACTGTGTTCCCGTCGGCCTCGATATCAAGCATTTCTCATCTACCGATAGCGCGCTCAAGCAAATCCACACCCTCGGCATTACGACAATCATCCAGACCGACCTTTACGATAGTGAGGAACGCAATCAACGCATCCTTGGTGCTGCCCAGATCAACCACATTCAGTACAATTTCATTCCGGGTGAGGCTGAGTTTTATACCGGTAAAAATACGGTTGATGTCTTTCTCGGCTATCCCATGATCACAGTGAGCCAAACGCCACTTGTAGGATGGGGCGCCATCGCAAAGCGCATCTTTGATCTCCTCGCTTCACTAGTTATGTTGATAATTATCCTGCCTATCCTCGCGGTGCTGTCGCTCTTACAGATACTATTCAACCCCGGCCCGGTATTCTATATCAGCAAGCGTCTTAGCCAATTTAGTAAACCTATTTTGCTACTCAAGTTTCGCACCATGCGACCCGAGTACGGCAAAAAGGATGCAAGTCTCGAGTTCGAAGATATGGGACGACACGACCTCGCCGAGGAATATCGAAAAAATCGCAAAGTGAAGGACGATCCGCGCGTCACTCCATTTGGACGGTTCCTTCGTAGTACCTCGCTCGATGAGCTACCTCAGATATTTAATGTCATCCGAGGTGATCTTAGCCTCGTCGGGCCTCGCCCTATCTTGCCACAGGAGGTGAAGTTTAGTTCGAGCCGCGCCGCGCTCCTCCATAGTGTCAAAAGTGGCGTTACGGGTCTGTGGCAAGTCAGCGGGCGGAGCGAACTAAGCTTCGATGAGCGCATCGAGCTTGAACTTTACTACGCCCAGAACTGGAGCTTCTGGCTCGATCTCCGTATCCTGTTCAAGACTATCGGTGTGGTGCTACGCAAAACCGGAGCACGATAG
- a CDS encoding GDSL-type esterase/lipase family protein gives MFRQIPTGRLKAFAGVMAVFLLVAVFSMSVYAAEIDWAQGKFTVASAVERPASQQERVVDCNDTTIDYKEYDTDELKQIEACVTAGDGVQIAHSISSGRYYIATPTSGTFVALQFYGHMSLIPGTTRVVMDINSELYIVYNILAHLDSHPSWDTHRIYSLNLAERDFPAAGVQQGITRYGISRNGRYVVYNAGDSYGVPGKLIRYDMETKENRVFGASPYSSIYSGYPVAALGVSDDGSTVVAGGSTDLKFWHITDSCLGPTEPQGPMNGYDTCPYKLYSQSDYGLIQGPDAWYPRTDDFHFDETGSELQFGYHGGASVQRTVTLYAPGHVDDRLDYLALGDSYSSGEGDTELQPNGNLKYYRNHTDDNGYSVVGGDLILNRPVEKCHISTRSYPYMLATGMELGSPYNTLPTKWQSIACSGATAWDVKEQGVDDYIGQGGRLKGYDYGALKAQALNEFIPGRQKQIEFVKKYQPKVITLTMGGNDVDFGGKINICVRKIETCDYATTQWREKMKNELIGQFENLSSLYSELSAASVNKAKVYVLGYPIFINGNPYAKCTNTFNLDSSEREFINNSIIYMNNIIEQAAKKAGVKYINIENAFGNHRLCDVDSQHVTAITNIFGANGNEQQEGFHPNHFGHVDIANAVWDAVGGQSLLDYQTCSDASVKICPDSSITAADAVVPPYFTEGVPPDDTEIHYYTLTNGTLVKMTETLNVNSGKYKFASETKVDITLYSDPTSLGQVTAASDGTASAQITIPSSVPAGYHTLVMRGIGADGKPLELYQTVEVRGPNPNDIDEDGIDDSVDKCAYITPLNIDADHDGIDDACDPEVNVPEAPYRVRLGDPARIYAGAPEKDNYLYLERRVNATTLTGVSGDNDPDGDGWAIVGASSGRTYSLAAPKSIPDTAPYANFTISNYDPVATTASASPIIPSIYLRAGDYGCVEYKPTSLSKVLPGEVRTLTLTAQSLTGSANHCRSEPATADADHDGQPDNAQLLYQARNGDALKGEDPTRIYLFRNFYAAEAQLGITDYSPTGTPANTPDKAIQPIQAWNLLATSKDVGYSPVVSKLAIVQDSMNIPIPYISAKKHTKDNPSSSICITYKPDTITQIKLATQSTRQLQLLKWKDIPGGVGCG, from the coding sequence ATGTTCAGACAGATACCTACTGGGAGACTAAAAGCATTTGCGGGAGTGATGGCTGTATTTTTGCTTGTGGCAGTGTTCTCGATGTCGGTATATGCTGCGGAAATAGATTGGGCCCAAGGCAAATTCACCGTCGCTTCAGCTGTCGAGCGCCCCGCTAGCCAGCAAGAGCGTGTCGTTGATTGTAATGATACGACAATTGACTATAAAGAATACGATACTGATGAACTAAAGCAGATAGAGGCCTGCGTGACAGCGGGTGATGGTGTACAGATTGCTCATAGCATTTCCTCGGGGCGTTACTACATAGCGACACCGACGAGCGGGACGTTTGTTGCACTTCAATTTTACGGCCACATGAGTCTCATACCAGGTACGACACGTGTGGTTATGGATATCAACAGTGAATTGTATATCGTCTACAATATCCTGGCACATCTCGATTCACATCCATCATGGGATACACATCGTATCTACTCGCTCAATCTTGCTGAGCGAGATTTCCCCGCAGCTGGGGTACAACAGGGGATCACGCGCTACGGCATTTCCCGTAATGGCCGCTATGTCGTCTATAATGCCGGTGATTCGTATGGTGTTCCAGGCAAACTTATCCGCTACGACATGGAGACAAAAGAAAACAGAGTCTTTGGTGCTTCGCCCTATTCCTCCATATATAGTGGTTATCCAGTTGCTGCATTGGGTGTCAGTGATGATGGGAGTACGGTGGTCGCGGGCGGTTCTACGGACTTGAAGTTTTGGCATATCACCGATAGTTGTTTGGGTCCGACCGAACCGCAAGGGCCGATGAACGGCTACGACACCTGTCCGTACAAACTCTATTCGCAATCGGATTATGGCCTCATTCAAGGTCCTGATGCCTGGTATCCTCGGACTGATGACTTCCATTTTGATGAAACGGGTAGTGAACTGCAATTTGGCTATCACGGCGGGGCTTCAGTGCAGCGTACGGTCACTCTCTACGCTCCAGGACATGTCGACGACCGCCTTGATTATCTGGCGCTCGGTGATTCGTATAGTAGCGGCGAGGGAGATACAGAGCTACAGCCAAATGGTAATCTAAAATACTACCGAAACCACACTGATGACAACGGCTATAGCGTTGTAGGAGGCGATCTAATACTAAATCGGCCGGTTGAAAAGTGTCATATAAGCACGAGGTCGTACCCCTATATGCTTGCAACGGGTATGGAGCTAGGTAGTCCCTACAACACGCTTCCTACAAAATGGCAGTCGATCGCTTGCTCTGGTGCGACGGCCTGGGATGTCAAAGAACAGGGAGTAGATGACTATATAGGGCAGGGTGGTAGGCTCAAAGGCTATGACTATGGAGCGCTCAAAGCACAAGCCCTCAATGAATTTATACCTGGTAGGCAAAAACAAATTGAATTTGTGAAGAAGTATCAGCCAAAGGTGATCACGCTGACTATGGGTGGAAATGATGTGGATTTCGGAGGAAAAATAAATATATGTGTAAGAAAGATAGAAACCTGTGATTACGCAACTACGCAATGGCGCGAAAAGATGAAGAACGAACTCATTGGACAATTTGAAAACCTGAGTAGCCTTTACTCTGAGCTGAGTGCAGCTTCTGTTAACAAAGCCAAGGTATATGTGTTGGGCTACCCAATCTTTATCAACGGTAACCCTTATGCAAAATGCACAAATACCTTCAACCTTGACTCTTCTGAACGTGAATTCATCAACAACTCTATCATCTACATGAATAACATCATCGAACAAGCTGCCAAAAAAGCCGGAGTAAAATATATTAATATAGAAAATGCGTTTGGCAACCACCGACTTTGCGACGTGGACTCTCAACATGTAACCGCAATAACTAATATTTTTGGCGCAAATGGCAATGAACAGCAAGAAGGCTTTCACCCAAATCATTTCGGACATGTCGATATAGCAAATGCAGTCTGGGATGCAGTGGGCGGACAGAGTCTCCTCGACTACCAGACGTGTAGTGATGCATCGGTGAAAATTTGCCCAGATAGCTCCATCACTGCTGCTGACGCTGTCGTGCCGCCGTACTTTACTGAGGGAGTGCCTCCGGATGATACAGAAATCCATTACTATACACTCACGAACGGTACATTAGTCAAAATGACAGAAACTCTAAACGTAAATTCAGGAAAATACAAATTTGCATCTGAAACAAAAGTCGATATCACCCTCTACTCTGACCCGACTTCACTTGGGCAGGTTACTGCTGCGTCCGATGGCACCGCATCAGCTCAAATCACCATCCCATCATCAGTCCCGGCCGGCTACCACACGCTCGTCATGAGGGGTATTGGAGCAGATGGTAAGCCGCTCGAATTGTACCAAACTGTCGAGGTGCGTGGACCCAACCCGAATGACATCGACGAGGATGGTATCGACGACTCTGTAGATAAGTGTGCCTATATCACACCGCTCAATATCGATGCCGACCACGATGGCATAGACGACGCTTGTGACCCAGAGGTAAACGTGCCTGAAGCTCCGTACCGCGTCCGTCTCGGCGATCCTGCACGAATCTACGCTGGTGCTCCCGAAAAAGACAACTATCTCTATCTCGAACGTAGAGTCAACGCCACTACACTTACTGGTGTGAGCGGTGACAATGATCCTGATGGTGACGGTTGGGCTATCGTTGGTGCGAGTAGTGGCAGGACGTACAGTCTCGCTGCTCCTAAGAGCATCCCAGATACTGCACCGTATGCTAATTTCACCATCAGTAACTATGATCCGGTGGCCACTACTGCATCAGCTAGTCCCATCATCCCTAGTATCTATCTTCGTGCTGGCGACTACGGCTGCGTAGAGTACAAACCTACTTCACTCAGCAAAGTCCTGCCGGGTGAAGTCCGTACCCTTACGCTCACTGCCCAAAGTCTGACGGGCAGCGCCAACCACTGCCGCTCTGAACCCGCCACTGCTGACGCCGATCACGACGGTCAGCCCGATAATGCCCAGCTACTCTATCAGGCGCGTAACGGCGATGCCTTGAAGGGTGAAGACCCCACCCGCATCTACCTTTTCCGCAACTTCTACGCCGCTGAAGCCCAACTGGGTATCACTGACTATTCTCCTACCGGCACCCCAGCTAATACGCCGGACAAAGCCATCCAGCCCATCCAAGCATGGAACCTATTAGCTACGAGTAAAGATGTTGGCTATAGCCCCGTAGTTAGTAAACTTGCTATAGTACAAGATAGTATGAACATTCCTATCCCCTATATCTCCGCTAAAAAACATACCAAAGACAACCCTAGCTCCAGCATCTGTATTACTTACAAACCCGATACTATCACCCAAATAAAACTTGCCACTCAGTCCACCAGACAGCTACAATTACTAAAATGGAAAGATATTCCAGGAGGAGTGGGGTGTGGGTAA